From Mucilaginibacter gotjawali:
GTTATCGCCTGATGAAAAATATCTTCTGTACAGCGATCTGGGTACTGATAAATTGAATGTAATGCGCTATCATGCTTCGCACCCGCAGCCGTTAACCCCAGCCGATGAACCGTTTGTTAGCGTACCGGGGGGCGAAGGCCCGCGCCATATTGTTTTCTCGAACGATAAAAAACATGTTTACCTGGTGACCGAAATGGGGTCAAATGTGCATGTATTTGACTATGATAACGGGAAATTGAAAGAAACCCAATCCATTACTTTGCTTCGCGATGGATTTAAAGGAAAAACAGCCGGAGCTGCTATACATATTTCACCAGACGGACGGTTTTTATATGCTTCCAATCGTTTGGATACTAATGAAATTTCAGTTTATGCTATTGACCCGGATAACGGTAAATTGATATTTAGTCAGCGCGTAACTACAGATGGTAAAAACCCGCGTGATTTTGCCATTGACCCTACCGGGAAATTCCTGCTGGTAGCCAACCAGGACAGCGATATGATTTTTGTTTACCTGATCGATAAAGCCTCGGGTAAATTATTCAGATTGGCGGGCGGCCTTGAAATAGGCAACCCGGTTTGTTTGAAGTTTGCACCGGCGGAATAGATTAGAATTTAAAGGAAAAAGGGTTGAATATCTGAGTGCTTTTTAATCCTTTTTCCTTTCAGTTCCGATCTAGGTCCATAAGTACTGGCGTATTTTTATCAGTCTTATCAGCATTTCATTATCGCTTTCATATTGTCCTTTTGTCCAGATAGGATCAATATTGTTTTCAGCCTCATTTTTAAGACGTTCTTTCCACCAGTTATATAACTGATCTATTTCTTTTCTTGCGTTTTTTATTTCTTCATTGTGTTCCCAATTAACTATATCCTGGCTGATTTCTTCTTCTACAAAATCTGTTAGGAGCTGAAAACATGCGTGAAGCATTACGAGGTCCTTGTCGCACCAATCGCCGTCAATAGTTTTGATAGGTAATGTTTGTGGATTGCGCATGGGTTTGGTATTTAAGTAGATGAAGGTTATAACATCGACAGGCTTTCGGGATGAAGAATAGACAATCCTTTAATATTGTCAAAATCTCTGTCGCTCGTAATCAAGGTTAAATTATGTTCAATTGCGGTAGCTGCTATAATTGCACCTGGAGTATTAATTTTTTGCCGCGTCTGATTTTTACGCATTGTTTTACAATTGCCGGTGTAAGCCATAATACATTGGAGTCTTTTACAAATTCCCCTATTATTTTTTCTTTCCTTATATCGGGGCTGATCCAGGAGAGGGCTTCAATTTCGGTGATAACAGAAATATTAGGTATTTGATCGATTACGCCTGCAATAAACTCCATTTCTTCATCAGAAAAAAGCTCTGAAAAATAATTTGAAATTACATTGTTATCAATCAGGTATTGGCCAATTCTTTACGCATTTTCATGGTATGCTTATTAAAGTCCAGGGCATCTTTTTTTGAAAATACACCTCTGTATTTATCAGAAAGCTTGGTCTTAGAAGGGACTATATTTTCTTTTATTACTTTGATGAGGTGCAATTCTTCCATTTCATGCAAAAGCCCAATTGCTTTTTCATTAGTGAGTTGTATGGTTATCGTATTTTCCATATGAAAAATTTAAACTTTTATTAAATAAAGCTTACTGCACCTTTTACAAATTTAGTTTAAAAATTAAAGTTTAGGTAAATAAATTTGTTAGCCTCTTTTGTCATTGTTTTTAATCCAGAAAAGGTTCCCTGGCTAAATCAATTCCGCTTTAAGCTTTCTCCCTGCATTTCTCAATCACCTCCACGTAATAATTTTCATACAAAGGAAGTATATTGGCGAGGTCGAATTCTTTGGCACGGGCAAGGGCGTTTTCTTTAAAAGCATTCAGGCGCTCTTCATCTTCCAGTACGTAAATGGCTTTTTCGGCCATGCCTTCAATATCACCTACATCTTTTAGGAAACCAGTTACGCCGTCGATATTTAGTTCGGGTAAGCCGCCTGCATTTGAAGTTATTACCGGGACTTTACAAGCCATCGCTTCCAGGGCGGCCAAACCGAAGCTTTCTGATTCCGAAGGCATCAAAAACAAGTCCGATACGGAAAGGATCTCTTCAATAGCATCCTGTTTGCCTAAAAAACGAATATTTTCGTTAACGCCCAAATCCCGGCTTAGCTGCTCACATTGCGAACGTTCAGGCCCGTCGCCCACCATCAATAATTTGGCCGGGATGGTTTTTACCAATTTTGCAAATATCCTGATGACGTCTTCGGTTCGTTTCACTTTGCGGAAGTTGGAGGTGTGGACAACAATCCTTTCGCCAAATGGGGCTATCGCTTTTTTAAAGTGATCTTTAGGTTTAAGGCTGAAACGTTTTAGGTCGATGAAATTGGGAATCACTTTAATATCGTTTTCAATTTCAAAAAACTCATAAGTGTCATTCCTTAAATGCTCCGAAACGGCTGTTACGCCGTCCGATTTATTGATGGAAAAAGTAACTACAGGTTTAAAAGTACGGTCCTTGCCTACCAGCGTAATGTCCGTGCCATGTAATGTGGTTACTACCGGGATATAAATACCGTAGGTCATCAATATTTGTTTGGCCATAAAAGCGGCTGACGCATGCGGGATAGCATAATGCACATGCAGCACATCCAGTTTTTCGAACCGGACTACATCTACCAGGCGGCTTGCCAGCGCCAATTCATATGGCGGAAAGTCGAAAAGAGGATAATTGGATACTGAAACCTCGTGGTAAAACAGGTTCTCTGAAAACAGGTCGAGCCTGGCGGGCTGATTATAGGTGACAAAATGCACCTGGTGGCCACGGTCTGCTAAGCCTTTGCCCAGTTCGGTGGCTACAACCCCGCTGCCGCCGAAGGTTGGGTAACAAACTATTCCGATTTTCATTTACTTGATATGCTATTGTTAATTGGTTGCTGCCGCGTCTTTTTGTCTGAATTCGCGAGTGCAAGTTTAACAGCAATTTACGGGATTAGTGTTACCCGGATGTAAAATGATTTATGGCAAAGTAATATTCTTTAATCCTTTAGATGTCAGACAATAACCCGGGCGTGTTTATCGGCTGTTTTTAAGGGTGCCGGAAAATCGAAAAAAGCATAATCGCCGATACCTAAAATTTCGCTGACGGCATCTTTAACCTGCCTGAATTCAAATTTAAAACCTGCATCCATCAACCTTTTTGGCAATACCCAGCGACTTTTCAGTATCAATTCGGTTTCTGTGCCAATAAAAATAGCGCCGGCTTCCAATAGCCATTTTGGGGCTGGCAGTCCAAACAGGTTTCCATTGATATTCCGGATCACTTTCATTAGCTCAGCGTTTTTAACCGGGTAAGGCGCTGTACAATTAAATACGCCCTCCAATTCCGTGTGATCTGCCAGCCATTCAGTACTTCTGGCGGCATCAAGTTCGTGTACCCAGCTTACATATTGTTTGCCGTCGCCCTGTTTGCCACCAAGTCCCAGTTTTACCAGGTTAAGCAAACGGGGGAAAACACTGTCGCTGCGGCCGAGTACAATACCCATCCGCAAGGCAACTTTACGGGTTTTTGGGGTATCGTATTTGTTGAACGCGGCTTCCCATGCATTGCAAACGTCGACAGAAAAGCCGTTGCCGATTTCACCTGTGTCTTCATCCTGCGGGCGGTCTTCGGCATGGCGGTAAATGGTTGCTGATGACAAGTTAATCCAAAGTTTTGGCGGTTCAACCAGGTCATGTATTGTTTTGCCCAACAACTCAGTCGGCAATAACCTTGATGCAAATATTTCCTTCTTGTTTTTATCGGTGTAGCGGCAGTTCACATTTTTACCGCAAAGGTTAACCAGGATATCTGCATTTACCAGTTCTGCAGCCCATTTACCCCAGGTTTTTCCATCCCAAACCACCGTGCGGATGTTTCCGTCAATTTGTTTTTCGTGCCGGCTTAATATAATTATTTCACTGGCTTTGCCTTTATAATAATTTGCCAATACCCTGCCAAGGTAACCGTTACCACCTGCAAGTACTATTTTTTTGTATTTCATGATCTTTTATTTAAATACCAACCTAATTAACCAATATTATCCACAACAATGCTACCCGGTATAAAACCCAGGTAAAGGTTAATGTCCACCCGAGCCCAAGCAACTTTGTTCTGCGGATATGTTCCAAAAACATCAGGGCAGCCACAGCTATAAAGTATAATGGGAAGGCTGTGGCGGGAAAACTGATCCACTGGCTCATGATCAGCACAATTGCCAGCAGCAAGCTTCCTGCAAAGGATATCGTCATCATATTGCCCAGGTAACTCCATAATTTGTCACGGGCATAGATGCCGATGACAATGCCCTGGAAAATGATCTGCCCGCCGCAGATAAAATACTCTCTTGACGGATTACCAATGGGAACTACGCCCGTGAGCAGGTGCGCATAGCCGGTTAAAATATATCCTGTGCAAAACCAGGCAAACAACAGGTAGGCAATACGGTACTGTATTTTGAAAGTTGGCTGGTAAGGGTAGCTACCGCCTAAGGTGCCCGCAGGAATGATGACCCTGCGGTTGTAGGATATAAACGCGTAAACTTTACTCGATAACCAGGCAAACGGCTTAAAATTAAAAAGTGGTTTTAATACCGGGCAGGTGTTGCCAATCACTTTAAAAAGGCTTTGAATACCATAGGTTACTTCACCGTTGTTGAGATTGATCAAAGCGATCTCGTCAACAGCTCTTTGTTTGTCAATCACGGGGCAAACCTTATCCATGTCATTTTGATAAGCGGCCCTGCCATTGGCTGCAAGCATCCCTGTACTTACAAATGCTTTTGTATATAAGTTACACATAGGGCACTCTCCATCGAACAGGATCATGTGATTTTGCAATGTTTTCATATTTTCAATAATTAATGAAACATATATTCATAAAATATACCGGGTGCTGGCCGGTGTAACTGAAACTTTCATTTCGTTAAGCAAATGTAAATATATTTTTTAAACTTTCAATAATTATTGAAAATAAAAATATCAATTGTCTGAACTAGGATTTATAAGATTTGAAGATTATAGGATGCCAGGCAGAAGGCATAAAAAGTAGCCTGATTAATCCTGTCATCCTTTAATCCTACGAATCCTGGTTCACACAAAAAAAGCCCTGCAACAATTTGTCGCGGGGCTCAGCTTAGTTTATAGTTTATTTTAGTTTGTATGCTTATTTGTTGATCACTTCATCAATTGCCACCTGTGGGGTTAATGATTTATGTGTTTTTTCGGTAACAATTTCTTTGGCCAAATTAAAGCTTACTGATTTTGCGATCTCCCTTGAAGATGTACCAATTTGTACTTTGTATTCGCCGGCATCCGCTACCCATGCTGATTTATCAGTATAGAAAGAGGCCAGGTCGCCTGCATGCAGGGTCAATGTAACCACTTGCGATTGGCCTGGGGCCAGCAAACCGGTTTTGGCAAATGCTTTCAGCTCCTGTGCGGGTTTGTCAAGCGTTTGGTTTGGCGCCGTTAAGTAAAGCTGAACCACTTCCTTACCGGCAATTTTCCCGGTATTTTTAACCGTAACGCTCACACTGATGCTGCCTTTAAACTCAGGTGCGCTTACTTTTACGTCACTCAGCTTAAATTTGGTGTATGATAAACCGTAACCAAATTCATAAGCCGGTTTAATTTTAAACGAGTCGTAATAACGGTAACCAACATAAACGCCTTCCTGGTAAACCACTTCTGATGGTGCTCCAACCATTGGGTTAGGCGCCTGGCCAGCCGGACGCGGGAACTCTTTGCCCGGGAAATTTTTGGCAGAAGGTACATCCTGGTAAGCAACCGGGAAAGTAGACGCCAGTTTTCCTGAAGGGTTTACTTTCCCGCTTAATACATCAGCTATCGCATTGCCGCCTTCGAGGCCGGGCTGCCATGCTAGTAAGATGCCGTCAACACTATCGCGCCAGCTGGCAACTTCAATTACACCGCCTATATTTAAAACAACCACAACTTTTTTGCCTTTGGCATGGAAAGCAGTAGAAACGCCGTTGATCAATGCTTTTTCTGCATCAGTTAATGTAAAATCGTTTTCTACTTTACGGTCAGCGCCCTCACCGGCATTTCTGCCTATGGTGATGATCGCTGCATCCGCGCCGTCAGCCTCTTTTTCAACCAGGCTGGTTGCATCCATTTCAGGGATTGGTGGCGGAGCCATAAAGAAATTAGGGTTTTTGGGTTGTTTGGCCTTGGCATCAACAATGTAATCAGCATAGGCTTTAGCTAACGCAGGCTGCACCTTAATGCCTGCATTTGCAAGGCCCTGTGGCAGCATTACAGTATAAGCCTTGTGCACATCGCCGCTGCCTGTGCCACCCGCTATCAGGGCGTAGGAAGTATTGCCAAATACGGCAACTTTTTTGCCTTTTGTGAGGGGCAGGGCTGCGCCTTCATTTTTAAGCAACACCATGCCCTGTGCGGCAGCCATACGCGAAACGGCTGCGTGGCCTTTCAGGTCGGGTTTATCAGAATATTTATAGCCTTTAAAAGTAGGTGATTTAAGGATGATCTTCAGCATCCGGGTTACGTTGGCATCCAGTTGAGCGATGCTTAAGGTACCACCTTTCACGGCTGCAACTATCGCGTCTGATTGATCAGGATTACCCGGCATCAGCAAATCGTTCCCTGCGTTCATTTGGGCAACGGCATCACTGCCGCCGAACCAGTCGGTCATCACAAAGCCTTTAAAACCCCATTCTCTTTTCAAAATGTCGGTTTGCAGGTCACGTCTTTCTGAAGTATAGGTACCATTTACTCTGTTGTACGAAGACATCACGGTCCATGGCTGCGAAGCTTTAACAGCGATCTCGAAACCTTTCAGGTAAATCTCGCGCATCGCCCTTTCGCTTACAATAGTATTGATGCTGTTCCTGTTAGTTTCCTGGTTGTTGGCAGCAAAGTGCTTGATGGAGGTACCAACCCCCTGGCTTTGTATGCCGTTAACAATGGCGGCTGTCATGCTGCCTGCAACCAGGGGGTCTTCTGAATAATATTCAAAATTACGGCCGCCCAGCGGGTTGCGGTGAATATTAAGGGCTGGTCCCAAAATCACGTCAACGCCGTATTCGCGGATCTCGTTTCCGAAAGCAACCCCCACTTTTTTAACCAGAGCAGTATCCCATGAAGAAGCCAGCAAAGTAGCTACCGGGAAAGCAGTTGCATAATAAGTTTTTTTGTCATTCGGGCGGGTGGGGTCAATCCTCAATCCGGCCGGTCCGTCAGAAACAGTGATGGACGGGATACCTAAACGAAGAATCGCGTGGGTGCGGCCGGCAGTACCGGCAACTTTTTCGGGTACATCATAAGCTTCAGGGTCTGACGGAGGGAGTGTAAAACCGCCAATATTCACAGGTTTTGGCTTTTCGCCTTTTACAGGTGGGGGCATACCGGGCATTTTAAAGCCCATGCCTACTACCAGTTTGGCCTTTTCTTCAACGGTCATTGCGTCCACAACCTGCTTCAGGCTGCTTTTACCTAATTGAGGCAGTGGTTTTTTACCCTGCGCATGGGCTGTCAGCACAAATGCGCTGAACAATACCAATAACGCAGTCAATGGTTTGTGGGTAAGTCTCATTTTTATGATTTAAAATTTTAATTGATAATTGGTTCTCAATACAATTGGTCATTGTGTCAATAATACACAATTGTAAATATTATTTTTTAGAAAAGAAAATAAACAGACAGATATCTCGAAAATACCGACGAATATTGGTTTTTATACTATGGAGCGTTAGTTGATTGGGTTGATTAAGTGAGCACTTGATTAGCTGAGCTAAATTAACTCAATCTAACCCAATCAACCATTCACTAAATAACCATCCTTATGTAATACTTCATACTAATTTTAGCGTTAAAAATATAATAGCGGTATTTTAGGGGCTTATTAAATTGTTTCGAGGATAAATGACCTACAGATCAACATACCAGGCTGCCGCAACTGCCGCCCCCGCCATTGAAAGCCATTTTGAACGACTGCTGCAGGCCGCTTTGCTGCAGGGGGGTGATGAGCTTGCGCCTGCGCCATCCATCAGGGTGATCAGTTCGGTAATTGATGTAGCATTTTGGGCCAGTTTGCGAAAGGAAGAGAGCCGTTCGCCTAAAATATCACTGGCCTATTTGCCGCCGCAGCTGGCGGGTCAGCCGCTTGTTTTTGAAGAACGCATATTATTAACACCCTATTTACTTACCAAACTTGCACCGGCTGTTGAACGGTCAGGCATTCACCTCGGCATCTGGGATGATGAGAACGGCGACCTTTATGTTTGGGGTACCACACGTTCCATTCCTGATTGCTGTTTTGTGCTGGAGGTGATTGAACCCGGTTTGTTAGTTGTAAAGCACCGCCGTATCAAAGGTTTTGGGAAATTCATCAACGTAGCTGTGTTAAAAGGAGATGAAATAAAGATCATTGATGAAGACAGCAAAAGCCTGCCCGACTGCCCTGCCATGCTAACATCGCTAATTGATTATAATTCCCCCACCGGGTGGAACGATTCGGTAAATATGCTGGTACAATTGGCTGCTTCTATGCGGGCCCATGGGCACGGTGGCATATTGCTGGTAGTGCCAAAGGATAACGATACCTGGCGCGACTCGATCATTCACCCCATCACCTATCCCGTTACCCCCGCTTTTGATGAGCTCAGAAAATTGATGGAACAAAAAGTTAGCGGCCCCGACCTGGTACACTGGCAGGAGGAAGTTAACCGTACCGTTGAAAATGTAGCGGGCCTTACTGCGGTGGATGGGGCAACCATCATTAACGACGAAATGGAATTGCTTGCCTTCGGCGCTAAAATAGGGCTGTCATCAAATGGGGGCTCCGTTGAACAAATGCTGGTGACTGAACCCGTAATAGGCAACATCGGCGTAATTATTCATCCCTCACAAAATGGGGGTACCAGGCACCTCTCGGCGGCGCAATTTGTGTTTAACCAACGCGAGGCCATCGCCCTGGTTTCATCCCAGGACGGAAGGTTTACCGTGTTTTCATGGTCGCCATGCGAGGGGATCGTGCATGCGCATCATGTAGATGCCCTGTTGCTGTAGGTTAGTTCATGGTTGATGGTTCATAGTTCATGGAAGTAGTTTCCTTGCTATGTTTGATCAACTACCCGCCCCGGTCATATCCCGGCAAACATGGTTTGTGCCATAGCGCCAATAAAAGGAATTGGCTTTTCTTCGCCGTTGATGGCGCCAATGAACCCTATTATCCAAAGAACAAAAAACGCCACGTTTATCAGCCAAAGGAGAGATACTAATGAAAAGAAGCCTCCTGACAGCCACATAGCGCCCAATACAAACCCCAGTCCATACCTTACGATCATAAAAATCAGGTGTAATAGCAAAGTTTGCCGTAATTGGTAACTGCCTAAAGCGGTTTTATTACCCTGGTGAAATCCGAAATAGGCGATGAGCCAGCCTACAATAGTAAGATAACTGATGATACCGGCGGTTTTACCGTTCTCCTGGTTTACTAATGGTTCCATAAAATTAAGATTTACTGGTTGAGAAATTAAATTTAAGGTAATTCATTGAAAACAAGTAAATTGTGCCAAAATATTTAACAAATAAGCTATTTATATTATATGGCCGAAAATACCCTCATTAGCAGCGGGATAGATGCATTTTATGCCGGCGCTGCCGAAGATAAACGATTAACCT
This genomic window contains:
- a CDS encoding PIN domain-containing protein codes for the protein MAYTGNCKTMRKNQTRQKINTPGAIIAATAIEHNLTLITSDRDFDNIKGLSILHPESLSML
- a CDS encoding lactonase family protein, which translates into the protein MMRKLLLIISLICPVFTYAQHKKTNPTTFDLLIGTYTKGKSKGIYVYRFYAEKGKLAYLNEIDDVSNPSYLTLSGDNKFVYAVNEDGKDGAVSSFTFDPKLGKLVFINKQSTSGADPCYVSVDKDQKNIFVANYSSGNLAVLPVNKDGSLAPVSQLIQDKGQGVNKDRQEGPHVHIAQLSPDEKYLLYSDLGTDKLNVMRYHASHPQPLTPADEPFVSVPGGEGPRHIVFSNDKKHVYLVTEMGSNVHVFDYDNGKLKETQSITLLRDGFKGKTAGAAIHISPDGRFLYASNRLDTNEISVYAIDPDNGKLIFSQRVTTDGKNPRDFAIDPTGKFLLVANQDSDMIFVYLIDKASGKLFRLAGGLEIGNPVCLKFAPAE
- a CDS encoding putative sensor domain DACNV-containing protein, with product MTYRSTYQAAATAAPAIESHFERLLQAALLQGGDELAPAPSIRVISSVIDVAFWASLRKEESRSPKISLAYLPPQLAGQPLVFEERILLTPYLLTKLAPAVERSGIHLGIWDDENGDLYVWGTTRSIPDCCFVLEVIEPGLLVVKHRRIKGFGKFINVAVLKGDEIKIIDEDSKSLPDCPAMLTSLIDYNSPTGWNDSVNMLVQLAASMRAHGHGGILLVVPKDNDTWRDSIIHPITYPVTPAFDELRKLMEQKVSGPDLVHWQEEVNRTVENVAGLTAVDGATIINDEMELLAFGAKIGLSSNGGSVEQMLVTEPVIGNIGVIIHPSQNGGTRHLSAAQFVFNQREAIALVSSQDGRFTVFSWSPCEGIVHAHHVDALLL
- a CDS encoding glycoside hydrolase family 3 C-terminal domain-containing protein; its protein translation is MRLTHKPLTALLVLFSAFVLTAHAQGKKPLPQLGKSSLKQVVDAMTVEEKAKLVVGMGFKMPGMPPPVKGEKPKPVNIGGFTLPPSDPEAYDVPEKVAGTAGRTHAILRLGIPSITVSDGPAGLRIDPTRPNDKKTYYATAFPVATLLASSWDTALVKKVGVAFGNEIREYGVDVILGPALNIHRNPLGGRNFEYYSEDPLVAGSMTAAIVNGIQSQGVGTSIKHFAANNQETNRNSINTIVSERAMREIYLKGFEIAVKASQPWTVMSSYNRVNGTYTSERRDLQTDILKREWGFKGFVMTDWFGGSDAVAQMNAGNDLLMPGNPDQSDAIVAAVKGGTLSIAQLDANVTRMLKIILKSPTFKGYKYSDKPDLKGHAAVSRMAAAQGMVLLKNEGAALPLTKGKKVAVFGNTSYALIAGGTGSGDVHKAYTVMLPQGLANAGIKVQPALAKAYADYIVDAKAKQPKNPNFFMAPPPIPEMDATSLVEKEADGADAAIITIGRNAGEGADRKVENDFTLTDAEKALINGVSTAFHAKGKKVVVVLNIGGVIEVASWRDSVDGILLAWQPGLEGGNAIADVLSGKVNPSGKLASTFPVAYQDVPSAKNFPGKEFPRPAGQAPNPMVGAPSEVVYQEGVYVGYRYYDSFKIKPAYEFGYGLSYTKFKLSDVKVSAPEFKGSISVSVTVKNTGKIAGKEVVQLYLTAPNQTLDKPAQELKAFAKTGLLAPGQSQVVTLTLHAGDLASFYTDKSAWVADAGEYKVQIGTSSREIAKSVSFNLAKEIVTEKTHKSLTPQVAIDEVINK
- a CDS encoding PIN domain-containing protein encodes the protein MEFIAGVIDQIPNISVITEIEALSWISPDIRKEKIIGEFVKDSNVLWLTPAIVKQCVKIRRGKKLILQVQL
- the bshA gene encoding N-acetyl-alpha-D-glucosaminyl L-malate synthase BshA, with amino-acid sequence MKIGIVCYPTFGGSGVVATELGKGLADRGHQVHFVTYNQPARLDLFSENLFYHEVSVSNYPLFDFPPYELALASRLVDVVRFEKLDVLHVHYAIPHASAAFMAKQILMTYGIYIPVVTTLHGTDITLVGKDRTFKPVVTFSINKSDGVTAVSEHLRNDTYEFFEIENDIKVIPNFIDLKRFSLKPKDHFKKAIAPFGERIVVHTSNFRKVKRTEDVIRIFAKLVKTIPAKLLMVGDGPERSQCEQLSRDLGVNENIRFLGKQDAIEEILSVSDLFLMPSESESFGLAALEAMACKVPVITSNAGGLPELNIDGVTGFLKDVGDIEGMAEKAIYVLEDEERLNAFKENALARAKEFDLANILPLYENYYVEVIEKCREKA
- a CDS encoding TIGR01777 family oxidoreductase; the protein is MKYKKIVLAGGNGYLGRVLANYYKGKASEIIILSRHEKQIDGNIRTVVWDGKTWGKWAAELVNADILVNLCGKNVNCRYTDKNKKEIFASRLLPTELLGKTIHDLVEPPKLWINLSSATIYRHAEDRPQDEDTGEIGNGFSVDVCNAWEAAFNKYDTPKTRKVALRMGIVLGRSDSVFPRLLNLVKLGLGGKQGDGKQYVSWVHELDAARSTEWLADHTELEGVFNCTAPYPVKNAELMKVIRNINGNLFGLPAPKWLLEAGAIFIGTETELILKSRWVLPKRLMDAGFKFEFRQVKDAVSEILGIGDYAFFDFPAPLKTADKHARVIV
- a CDS encoding thiol-disulfide oxidoreductase DCC family protein, whose translation is MKTLQNHMILFDGECPMCNLYTKAFVSTGMLAANGRAAYQNDMDKVCPVIDKQRAVDEIALINLNNGEVTYGIQSLFKVIGNTCPVLKPLFNFKPFAWLSSKVYAFISYNRRVIIPAGTLGGSYPYQPTFKIQYRIAYLLFAWFCTGYILTGYAHLLTGVVPIGNPSREYFICGGQIIFQGIVIGIYARDKLWSYLGNMMTISFAGSLLLAIVLIMSQWISFPATAFPLYFIAVAALMFLEHIRRTKLLGLGWTLTFTWVLYRVALLWIILVN